One window from the genome of Eucalyptus grandis isolate ANBG69807.140 chromosome 7, ASM1654582v1, whole genome shotgun sequence encodes:
- the LOC104455296 gene encoding disease resistance protein At4g27190, which translates to MAGAFAASVACNLLSKVAECLVAPVGRQCGYVIFYYSYFRELQDELERLDYLRQRVQRSIDEARNNMKPIRAIVERWATNVETVASKAREMLEDEGRNKKTCVYGWLPNPKARYRLSREASRTVKDIQALIARGQFEKVDLDDPPGLVGGAPPGLVGGPPDVYSFAGDGGDTITDSRASIFQDIMKALNDEKLKVIGVYGPGGVGKTTLLMEVEKKLREEGRPFGKIVNAEVLQTPDLNNIQDQIADYLSLNLTDMQSHQGRRDLLFQRLQRDPSEKVLIILDDLWDGLDLRAVGIPSGDERTGCQVLLTSRFKDVLEQKMLADRIFRLEGLTADEAFGLFEKIVGDRLRDQELKEIAAKVVPKLAGLPLLITSVARTLKYSDVSTWRNALIKIDDPNMETIVRLSYDHLESEETKSLFLLCSLIGGTIQVKTLLELGLGLGLFEAFDNTIESSRNRLNTMLDSLRSTSLLQDDGDDEENVTVNDLYSEVVVSTSLRGQNSLMTNNNYGSWPKEKLDKCWAIYLANVGSDMLAKLMWCEFPELKILMLSQSKDWLGSPAHQYDVKDFCRLDFTYMKELQVLYLRNMHITTLPSSIEILRKLQSLHLESCDMEDVAILGKLKALKILSFAGSAICRLPKDIGELTHLRSLNLSNCNMLQIIEPSVLKGLINLEELHMKGSFDQWMGKYEISPELCNVRLTELKSLKKIASLEIWIRDPTTLLEDDDLPFENLYKFWISIGNVEGREFEGLRTMKLKLEECGDILLREWVQKTLHKTQYLYLDGLRESKNNADELCTQGSGQLKHLDITLLDQKRELEVLCLRSMHITTLSFLIETTKLQKLYLDNCIVEDVASLGKLKALQTLSFVGSAIYRLPKEIGELTNLRSLNLSNCNMLQIIEPGVLKGLINLKELHMKGSFDRWMGKDEISSELCNARLIELKSLTKIASLEISIYDPTILLEDDDLPFENLIRFWINVGNVEGRTFEGLRTMKLKLEGCDNILSREWVQKTLHKTQHLHLEGLRESKKNAHELCIKGFGQLKHLDIINSPSIKYIANSSKGLPLATFPILESLFLENLINMEEICQGPIALECFNKLKAMSVKKCDQLKNLWFLSEAQKFVQLEEIQVSECESMPAIIPDEAAEVEVHANEIVELPNTSSLKLGKLPNMTSFCTKAEVTSEGAPIQGV; encoded by the exons GGAAGACGaaggaagaaacaagaaaacttGCGTCTACGGGTGGCTTCCCAACCCAAAGGCGCGATATCGTCTCAGCAGAGAGGCGAGCAGGACGGTCAAGGACATCCAGGCACTCATTGCACGGGGTCAATTCGAGAAGGTTGACCTCGACGATCCGCCGGGGCTTGTTGGCGGTGCTCCGCCGGGGCTTGTTGGCGGTCCTCCCGATGTGTATTCGTTTGCCGGTGATGGGGGCGACACTATCACCGATTCACGAGCTTCCATCTTTCAAGACATAATGAAAGCTCTGAATGATGAGAAGCTAAAAGTGATTGGGGTCTACGGGCCTGGTGGCGTGGGGAAGACTACGCTGTTAATGGAAGTAGAGAAAAAACTCAGGGAAGAGGGGAGACCGTTCGGCAAGATCGTCAACGCAGAAGTATTGCAGACTCCAGACTTAAATAATATCCAAGACCAGATTGCTGACTACTTGAGTCTGAATCTGACGGACATGCAAAGCCATCAGGGAAGAAGAGATCTTCTGTTTCAGAGATTACAGAGGGATCCGAGTGAGAAGGTTCTCATAATATTAGACGATCTGTGGGATGGACTTGATCTGAGAGCGGTCGGAATTCCTTCAGGAGACGAGAGAACGGGATGCCAGGTGTTGCTCACGTCGAGATTTAAAGATGTGCTGGAGCAAAAGATGTTGGCCGATCGGATATTTCGTCTTGAAGGTTTAACGGCTGATGAAGCTTTTGGGCTTTTTGAAAAGATTGTCGGCGACAGGCTCAGAGACCAGGAATTGAAAGAAATAGCAGCTAAAGTGGTCCCGAAGCTCGCAGGATTGCCTCTTTTGATTACCTCTGTCGCAAGAACTTTGAAATATAGCGATGTATCCACGTGGAGAAACGCTTTGATAAAAATAGATGATCCAAATATGGAAACCATAGTAAGGTTGAGTTACGATCATTTGGAGAGTGAGGAGACCAAGTCCTTATTCTTGCTCTGCAGTCTTATCGGCGGGACCATTCAAGTCAAAACTCTGCTGGAACTAGGCCTGGGTTTGGGCTTATTTGAGGCATTCGATAATACGATAGAAAGTTCAAGGAATAGATTGAATACTATGCTCGATAGCCTTCGTTCTACCTCTTTGTTGCAGGATGATGGCGATGACGAGGAAAATGTGACCGTGAATGATCTTTATAGCGAGGTGGTTGTCTCAACATCATTAAGAGGTCAGAATTCCTTAATGACGAACAACAATTATGGTTCATGGCCAAAGGAAAAGCTTGATAAATGTTGGGCAATATATCTGGCTAATGTTGGTAGTGATATGCTTGCTAAACTGATGTGGTGCGAGTTTCCCGAATTGAAAATACTCATGTTGTCTCAATCAAAGGACTGGCTCGGGAGCCCTGCACACCAGTATGATGTGAAAGATTTTTGTAGACTAGATTTCACATACATGAAGGAACTCCAAGTCCTATATCTTCGGAACATGCATATCACCACTTTACCTTCCTCAATCGAAATCCTTAGGAAACTCCAATCATTACATTTAGAGTCTTGTGATATGGAGGATGTGGCAATTCTTGGCAAGCTCAAAGCATTGAAGATTCTCAGCTTTGCGGGGTCTGCAATTTGTAGGTTGCCTAAAGATATTGGGGAATTGACGCATTTGAGATCATTGAATCTAAGCAATTGCAACATGCTTCAAATAATTGAGCCCAGTGTCCTAAAAGGCTTAATTAACTTGGAAGAGTTGCATATGAAGGGAAGCTTTGATCAATGGATGGGCAAATATGAAATATCACCAGAATTGTGTAATGTGAGGCTTACTGAGTTGAAGAGCTTGAAAAAGATAGCCTCTCTAGAAATATGGATTCGTGATCCCACCACACTCTTGGAGGATGATGACTTGCCATTTGAGAACTTGTACAAATTTTGGATCAGCATAGGAAATGTTGAAGGGAGGGAATTTGAAGGTTTAAGAACCATGAAGCTCAAATTGGAAGAGTGCGGTGATATTCTTTTAAGAGAATGGGTTCAAAAAACTCTACATAAGACTCAATACTTGTATTTGGACGGGTTGAGAGAGTCCAAGAACAATGCTGATGAGTTGTGCACCCAAGGATCGGGACAACTGAAGCATCTTGACATTACCCTTCTCGATCAAAAGAGGGAGCTCGAAGTCCTATGTCTTCGCTCCATGCATATCACCACTTTATCCTTCTTGATTGAAACCACAAAACTTCAAAAGTTATACTTAGACAATTGCATTGTGGAGGATGTGGCAAGTCTTGGCAAGCTCAAAGCATTGCAGACTCTCAGCTTTGTAGGGTCTGCAATTTATAGGTTGCCTAAAGAAATTGGGGAATTGACAAATCTAAGATCATTGAATCTAAGCAACTGCAACATGCTTCAAATAATCGAGCCTGGTGTCCTAAAAGGCTTAATCAACTTGAAAGAGTTGCATATGAAGGGAAGCTTTGATCGATGGATGGGCAAAGATGAAATATCATCGGAATTGTGTAATGCAAGGCTTATTGAGTTGAAAAGTTTGACAAAGATAGCCTCTCTAGAAATATCGATCTATGATCCTACCATACTCTTGGAGGATGATGACTTGCCATTTGAGAACTTGATCAGATTTTGGATCAACGTAGGAAATGTTGAAGGGAGGACATTTGAAGGTTTGAGAACTATGAAGCTCAAATTGGAAGGGTGCGATAATATTCTTTCAAGAGAATGGGTTCAGAAAACTCTACATAAGACTCAACACTTGCATTTGGAGGGGTTGAGAGAGTCTAAGAAGAATGCTCACGAGTTGTGCATCAAAGGATTTGGACAACTGAAGCATCTCGACATTATTAATAGCCCCTCAATCAAGTACATTGCCAATTCATCCAAAGGCCTTCCTCTTGCTACTTTCCCGATTTTAGAGTCTTTATTCCTTGAAAATCTTATTAATATGGAGGAGATATGCCAAGGCCCTATTGCACTAGAGTGCTTCAACAAATTAAAAGCTATGAGTGTCAAAAAGTGTGACCAATTGAAAAATCTGTGGTTTCTTTCGGAGGCACAAAAATTTGTACAACTAGAAGAGATTCAAGTAAGTGAATGTGAGTCAATGCCGGCCATTATCCCAGATGAAGCAGCAGAAGTAGAAGTTCATGCCAATGAGATAGTCGAGCTGCCTAATACAAGTAGTCTAAAATTGGGCAAGTTACCAAATATGACAAGCTTTTGCACCAAAGCTGAAGTCACATCAGAGGGTGCTCCAATTCAG GGGGTTTAA